The Spiroplasma endosymbiont of Atherix ibis nucleotide sequence AAAGTAGTTTGAAAAATAACTCACATACAAGGCGAGTCTAGACTGGAGGAATAAAGATGTTCGCAATTATAAAAACAGGTGGAAAACAAATTAAAGTTTCAAAAGATGATGAAATCTATGTAGAAAAATTAGACATAGAAGAAGGTAAAAAAGTTATTTTTAATGAAATTTTAATGATTGATGGAACTGTAGGTTCTCCTTTAATTAAAGGAGTAACAGTTATTGGAACTGTTGTTAAACAAGGTAAAGGAAAAAAACTTAGAGTTGTTAGATATCACCCTAAAAAAAATGTTAATAAAGTGTATGGTCATAGACAACCATACACAAAAGTAAAAATTGAAGAAATTTCATTAAGTGGTACAAAATCTATAGTAAATACATCAACTGAATCAAAAACTACAGTTTCTGTAGAAAAAGCTGCACCAAAACCAAAAACTGAGGAATAGTAAATGGTAAAATCTAAAATTGTTAAAAAAAACAATATAATAAATTCATTTGTAATAAAAGGACATGCAAATTTTGATCAATTTGGTCAAGATTTAGTATGTGCTGGAATTACAGCAATAGTTTCTGGAACATTAAATGCTTTAGATATTAAGTTTAAGAATTATGTTGAACTTAATGTTGATAAAAATGAAATAAGTATAAAAGTTATAAAAAATGATAATTTATTAAATCATTTGTTAGAATTTATGATTATTCAGTTAGAAACTATTGAGGTACAATACCCAAAGAATTTTAAAATAGAAAGGATGATTTAATATGCGTTTCTTATTAGGATTACAATATTTTGCTTCTAAAAAGGGAGTTGGTTCAACTAAAAATGGACGTGACTCAGAATCAAAACGTTTAGGAGCTAAAAAAGCAGATGGTCAATTTGCTAATGCAGGTTCAATTATTTTCAGACAAAGAGGAACAAAAATCCATCCAGGTGTAAATGTTGGACTTGGTGGAGATGATACATTATTTGCTTTAGTTTCAGGTATAGTTAAGTACCAAAAGTTTGGTAAAAATAGAACTAGAGCAGTAGTTATTCCACAAGAATCTAAATAATAATATAAGACCCCATTAGAGGGTTTTTTTAATAAAATGGGGAAGATATTGATGTTAATTTTGTTATTTGTTGGATTTATTTTTATAGTATTAGTATTTTTAGTTTTTTATTTTTTTAAAATATATAAACTTAAAAATAAGTAAAATACTAATAAAAATATAAAAAAAGATTTAGAAGAGTTTAAAAAAACTTTTCAAAATAAGGCAGACAAAAAAGTTTTAATTAAACAATTGAATATAAATGAATTTTTTAATATTTTTCCTTTTATGAGTTAATTTAAGGAAATTAAAAAAATATATTTCAATGAAGATTTATTAAAAATTTTAAAGCATACTCAAAATAGTTTTTATAAATTTTGAGCAAATAAAGAGTATGAGCTTTTT carries:
- a CDS encoding ribosomal-processing cysteine protease Prp is translated as MVKSKIVKKNNIINSFVIKGHANFDQFGQDLVCAGITAIVSGTLNALDIKFKNYVELNVDKNEISIKVIKNDNLLNHLLEFMIIQLETIEVQYPKNFKIERMI
- the rpmA gene encoding 50S ribosomal protein L27; translated protein: MRFLLGLQYFASKKGVGSTKNGRDSESKRLGAKKADGQFANAGSIIFRQRGTKIHPGVNVGLGGDDTLFALVSGIVKYQKFGKNRTRAVVIPQESK